One Spinacia oleracea cultivar Varoflay chromosome 4, BTI_SOV_V1, whole genome shotgun sequence DNA segment encodes these proteins:
- the LOC110774670 gene encoding uncharacterized protein isoform X2 — protein MAIDDDEPKSTPGEELSKEYYLGSSDAPGNIITPIKLRGSKNYDEWAASVRRALISKRKFGFVEGKIKEPTDPDRLADWIAVHSMLISWISHTLDESLRSTVGDFDDAGVMWLYLKTRFCVVSGTRLCQLKKKLWNCKQQPNDPVPTYYGSLSTLWKEYIAYARVPRCSCGACKCDIAGQINHIRAEDYLHYFLIGLDTPYKAIRAQLLARSPLPSVEDAYLNVCNTEYLREEQSHDRREPVVAFKIEARSRTRDDNNDKFCNHCNKGGHDEDGCFQLIGYPEWWPGDRRGGRGSSRPGNKGGRMSGGRSSSVGGSNNGGGMNAGASNHCTSDLSLLMNIQTIPDCPVGLPDGQTAYTNQSGSVKLEGGLVLDNVLFVPRLNCNLISVTQLSDESNCVVQFTNKICVMQDRSTRTMIGLGVRKDGLYFFRGIPLVKLCS, from the exons ATGGCAATCGATGATGACGAACCGAAATCAACACCAGGAGAAGAGCTTTCTAAAGAGTACTATCTGGGTTCGAGCGACGCACCCGGAAACATTATCACGCCAATTAAACTGCGTGGATCAAAGAACTATGATGAGTGGGCTGCCTCTGTCCGTCGAGCCCTTATATCCAAGAGGAAATTTGGGTTTGTTGAAGGAAAAATCAAAGAACCCACGGACCCTGACAGACTCGCGGATTGGATAGCGGTACACTCGATGCTCATCTCTTGGATTTCGCACACCCTAGACGAATCACTGCGATCAACTGTTGGAGATTTTGACGATGCCGGTGTCATGTGGCTCTACCTGAAGACACGGTTTTGTGTGGTGAGTGGTACTCGCTTATGTCAGTTAAAGAAGAAACTTTGGAACTGTAAACAACAACCCAATGATCCCGTCCCGACTTACTATGGTAGTCTCTCCACATTATGGAAGGAGTACATCGCTTATGCTCGTGTGCCTAGGTGCTCTTGTGGGGCGTGTAAATGTGATATCGCTGGTCAAATTAATCATATACGGGCTGAAGATTACCTCCATTATTTCTTGATTGGACTTGATACTCCGTACAAGGCGATTCGAGCCCAATTACTCGCACGATCACCTCTGCCTAGCGTGGAAGACGCTTACTTGAATGTATGCAATACGGAATATCTTCGTGAAGAACAAAGCCATGACCGCCGTGAACCTGTGGTGGCATTCAAAATCGAGGCTCGTTCCCGGACCCGCGACGACAACAATGACAAGTTCTGTAATCATTGTAACAAAGGAGGGCATGACGAGGATGGATGCTTTCAATTAATTGGGTATCCAGAATGGTGGCCGGGTGATCGGAGGGGAGGCCGTGGCTCCAGCCGTCCAGGTAACAAAGGCGGGAGGATGAGCGGTGGTCGGTCTTCTAGTGTAGGAGGTAGTAACAATGGAGGGGGGATGAATGCAG GAGCATCGAATCATTGCACATCCGACCTCTCGTTATTGATGAACATTCAGACAATTCCGGATTGTCCTGTCGGACTCCCGGATGGACAGACCGCATATACAAATCAAAGTGGCTCGGTAAAATTGGAAGGCGGATTGGTGTTGGACAATGTGTTATTTGTGCCTCGTTTAAATTGCAATTTAATATCTGTAACACAATTAAGTGACGAATCAAATTGTGTTGTTCAATTTACTAATAAAATATGTGTTATGCAGGACCGGTCGACGAGGACGATGATTGGCCTGGGTGTACGTAAAGATGGACTTTATTTTTTCCGTGGAATTCCGTTGGTCAAATTGTGCAGTTGA
- the LOC110774670 gene encoding uncharacterized protein isoform X3, giving the protein MAIDDDEPKSTPGEELSKEYYLGSSDAPGNIITPIKLRGSKNYDEWAASVRRALISKRKFGFVEGKIKEPTDPDRLADWIAVHSMLISWISHTLDESLRSTVGDFDDAGVMWLYLKTRFCVVSGTRLCQLKKKLWNCKQQPNDPVPTYYGSLSTLWKEYIAYARVPRCSCGACKCDIAGQINHIRAEDYLHYFLIGLDTPYKAIRAQLLARSPLPSVEDAYLNVCNTEYLREEQSHDRREPVVAFKIEARSRTRDDNNDKFCNHCNKGGHDEDGCFQLIGYPEWWPGDRRGGRGSSRPGNKGGRMSGGRSSSVGGSNNGGGMNAGTTNRSSNNIVRANKVQTQNTQASTKNNSNGLVDGLAEISATQAQQILDLLTSKAKSKLQGPVDEDDDWPGCT; this is encoded by the exons ATGGCAATCGATGATGACGAACCGAAATCAACACCAGGAGAAGAGCTTTCTAAAGAGTACTATCTGGGTTCGAGCGACGCACCCGGAAACATTATCACGCCAATTAAACTGCGTGGATCAAAGAACTATGATGAGTGGGCTGCCTCTGTCCGTCGAGCCCTTATATCCAAGAGGAAATTTGGGTTTGTTGAAGGAAAAATCAAAGAACCCACGGACCCTGACAGACTCGCGGATTGGATAGCGGTACACTCGATGCTCATCTCTTGGATTTCGCACACCCTAGACGAATCACTGCGATCAACTGTTGGAGATTTTGACGATGCCGGTGTCATGTGGCTCTACCTGAAGACACGGTTTTGTGTGGTGAGTGGTACTCGCTTATGTCAGTTAAAGAAGAAACTTTGGAACTGTAAACAACAACCCAATGATCCCGTCCCGACTTACTATGGTAGTCTCTCCACATTATGGAAGGAGTACATCGCTTATGCTCGTGTGCCTAGGTGCTCTTGTGGGGCGTGTAAATGTGATATCGCTGGTCAAATTAATCATATACGGGCTGAAGATTACCTCCATTATTTCTTGATTGGACTTGATACTCCGTACAAGGCGATTCGAGCCCAATTACTCGCACGATCACCTCTGCCTAGCGTGGAAGACGCTTACTTGAATGTATGCAATACGGAATATCTTCGTGAAGAACAAAGCCATGACCGCCGTGAACCTGTGGTGGCATTCAAAATCGAGGCTCGTTCCCGGACCCGCGACGACAACAATGACAAGTTCTGTAATCATTGTAACAAAGGAGGGCATGACGAGGATGGATGCTTTCAATTAATTGGGTATCCAGAATGGTGGCCGGGTGATCGGAGGGGAGGCCGTGGCTCCAGCCGTCCAGGTAACAAAGGCGGGAGGATGAGCGGTGGTCGGTCTTCTAGTGTAGGAGGTAGTAACAATGGAGGGGGGATGAATGCAGGTACAACTAACAGAAGCAGTAACAATATTGTTAGGGCAAATAAAGTACAAACTCAAAACACACAGGCCTCTACCAAAAACAATAGTAATGGGCTTGTGGATGGGCTAGCAGAAATTTCAGCAACTCAGGCCCAGCAGATTTTAGATTTATTAACATCCAAGGCTAAATCCAAATTGCAGG GACCGGTCGACGAGGACGATGATTGGCCTGGGTGTACGTAA
- the LOC110774670 gene encoding uncharacterized protein isoform X4 — MAIDDDEPKSTPGEELSKEYYLGSSDAPGNIITPIKLRGSKNYDEWAASVRRALISKRKFGFVEGKIKEPTDPDRLADWIAVHSMLISWISHTLDESLRSTVGDFDDAGVMWLYLKTRFCVVSGTRLCQLKKKLWNCKQQPNDPVPTYYGSLSTLWKEYIAYARVPRCSCGACKCDIAGQINHIRAEDYLHYFLIGLDTPYKAIRAQLLARSPLPSVEDAYLNVCNTEYLREEQSHDRREPVVAFKIEARSRTRDDNNDKFCNHCNKGGHDEDGCFQLIGYPEWWPGDRRGGRGSSRPGNKGGRMSGGRSSSVGGSNNGGGMNAGPVDEDDDWPGCT, encoded by the exons ATGGCAATCGATGATGACGAACCGAAATCAACACCAGGAGAAGAGCTTTCTAAAGAGTACTATCTGGGTTCGAGCGACGCACCCGGAAACATTATCACGCCAATTAAACTGCGTGGATCAAAGAACTATGATGAGTGGGCTGCCTCTGTCCGTCGAGCCCTTATATCCAAGAGGAAATTTGGGTTTGTTGAAGGAAAAATCAAAGAACCCACGGACCCTGACAGACTCGCGGATTGGATAGCGGTACACTCGATGCTCATCTCTTGGATTTCGCACACCCTAGACGAATCACTGCGATCAACTGTTGGAGATTTTGACGATGCCGGTGTCATGTGGCTCTACCTGAAGACACGGTTTTGTGTGGTGAGTGGTACTCGCTTATGTCAGTTAAAGAAGAAACTTTGGAACTGTAAACAACAACCCAATGATCCCGTCCCGACTTACTATGGTAGTCTCTCCACATTATGGAAGGAGTACATCGCTTATGCTCGTGTGCCTAGGTGCTCTTGTGGGGCGTGTAAATGTGATATCGCTGGTCAAATTAATCATATACGGGCTGAAGATTACCTCCATTATTTCTTGATTGGACTTGATACTCCGTACAAGGCGATTCGAGCCCAATTACTCGCACGATCACCTCTGCCTAGCGTGGAAGACGCTTACTTGAATGTATGCAATACGGAATATCTTCGTGAAGAACAAAGCCATGACCGCCGTGAACCTGTGGTGGCATTCAAAATCGAGGCTCGTTCCCGGACCCGCGACGACAACAATGACAAGTTCTGTAATCATTGTAACAAAGGAGGGCATGACGAGGATGGATGCTTTCAATTAATTGGGTATCCAGAATGGTGGCCGGGTGATCGGAGGGGAGGCCGTGGCTCCAGCCGTCCAGGTAACAAAGGCGGGAGGATGAGCGGTGGTCGGTCTTCTAGTGTAGGAGGTAGTAACAATGGAGGGGGGATGAATGCAG GACCGGTCGACGAGGACGATGATTGGCCTGGGTGTACGTAA
- the LOC110774670 gene encoding uncharacterized protein isoform X1 — MAIDDDEPKSTPGEELSKEYYLGSSDAPGNIITPIKLRGSKNYDEWAASVRRALISKRKFGFVEGKIKEPTDPDRLADWIAVHSMLISWISHTLDESLRSTVGDFDDAGVMWLYLKTRFCVVSGTRLCQLKKKLWNCKQQPNDPVPTYYGSLSTLWKEYIAYARVPRCSCGACKCDIAGQINHIRAEDYLHYFLIGLDTPYKAIRAQLLARSPLPSVEDAYLNVCNTEYLREEQSHDRREPVVAFKIEARSRTRDDNNDKFCNHCNKGGHDEDGCFQLIGYPEWWPGDRRGGRGSSRPGNKGGRMSGGRSSSVGGSNNGGGMNAGTTNRSSNNIVRANKVQTQNTQASTKNNSNGLVDGLAEISATQAQQILDLLTSKAKSKLQGKINNNLIWIVDTGASNHCTSDLSLLMNIQTIPDCPVGLPDGQTAYTNQSGSDRSTRTMIGLGVRKDGLYFFRGIPLVKLCS, encoded by the exons ATGGCAATCGATGATGACGAACCGAAATCAACACCAGGAGAAGAGCTTTCTAAAGAGTACTATCTGGGTTCGAGCGACGCACCCGGAAACATTATCACGCCAATTAAACTGCGTGGATCAAAGAACTATGATGAGTGGGCTGCCTCTGTCCGTCGAGCCCTTATATCCAAGAGGAAATTTGGGTTTGTTGAAGGAAAAATCAAAGAACCCACGGACCCTGACAGACTCGCGGATTGGATAGCGGTACACTCGATGCTCATCTCTTGGATTTCGCACACCCTAGACGAATCACTGCGATCAACTGTTGGAGATTTTGACGATGCCGGTGTCATGTGGCTCTACCTGAAGACACGGTTTTGTGTGGTGAGTGGTACTCGCTTATGTCAGTTAAAGAAGAAACTTTGGAACTGTAAACAACAACCCAATGATCCCGTCCCGACTTACTATGGTAGTCTCTCCACATTATGGAAGGAGTACATCGCTTATGCTCGTGTGCCTAGGTGCTCTTGTGGGGCGTGTAAATGTGATATCGCTGGTCAAATTAATCATATACGGGCTGAAGATTACCTCCATTATTTCTTGATTGGACTTGATACTCCGTACAAGGCGATTCGAGCCCAATTACTCGCACGATCACCTCTGCCTAGCGTGGAAGACGCTTACTTGAATGTATGCAATACGGAATATCTTCGTGAAGAACAAAGCCATGACCGCCGTGAACCTGTGGTGGCATTCAAAATCGAGGCTCGTTCCCGGACCCGCGACGACAACAATGACAAGTTCTGTAATCATTGTAACAAAGGAGGGCATGACGAGGATGGATGCTTTCAATTAATTGGGTATCCAGAATGGTGGCCGGGTGATCGGAGGGGAGGCCGTGGCTCCAGCCGTCCAGGTAACAAAGGCGGGAGGATGAGCGGTGGTCGGTCTTCTAGTGTAGGAGGTAGTAACAATGGAGGGGGGATGAATGCAGGTACAACTAACAGAAGCAGTAACAATATTGTTAGGGCAAATAAAGTACAAACTCAAAACACACAGGCCTCTACCAAAAACAATAGTAATGGGCTTGTGGATGGGCTAGCAGAAATTTCAGCAACTCAGGCCCAGCAGATTTTAGATTTATTAACATCCAAGGCTAAATCCAAATTGCAGGGTAAgattaataataatttaatttggaTCGTTGATACAGGAGCATCGAATCATTGCACATCCGACCTCTCGTTATTGATGAACATTCAGACAATTCCGGATTGTCCTGTCGGACTCCCGGATGGACAGACCGCATATACAAATCAAAGTGGCTCG GACCGGTCGACGAGGACGATGATTGGCCTGGGTGTACGTAAAGATGGACTTTATTTTTTCCGTGGAATTCCGTTGGTCAAATTGTGCAGTTGA